Proteins co-encoded in one Acidovorax sp. 69 genomic window:
- the scpB gene encoding SMC-Scp complex subunit ScpB — protein sequence MNTVDAKRVLETALICAQQPVPLRELRVLFNDALGSDTLKILLQELQLDWAQRGVELVPVATGWRFQSRPEMREYLDRLHPEKPPRYTRATMETLAIIAYRQPVTRGDIEDIRGVTVNSLIIKQLEDRGWVEVIGHRETVGRPALFATTRQFLDDMGLQSLDQLPVLDDPSGNVNVLEAMAAAAQGSIETEPVLAAGVPEAEVHQALTPLLDRVDAPPMDDFFQTTEIDLRDDHADTPGGIQGNI from the coding sequence ATGAACACGGTGGATGCCAAAAGGGTCCTCGAAACTGCGTTGATTTGCGCGCAGCAGCCAGTGCCTTTGCGCGAACTGCGGGTGCTTTTTAACGATGCGTTGGGCTCTGATACGCTGAAAATTTTGCTGCAAGAGTTGCAGCTTGACTGGGCACAGCGTGGAGTGGAGCTGGTCCCGGTGGCCACCGGTTGGCGTTTTCAAAGCCGCCCTGAGATGCGTGAATACCTTGACCGGCTGCATCCTGAGAAACCTCCGCGTTATACGCGGGCAACCATGGAAACCTTGGCCATCATTGCCTACCGCCAGCCGGTGACGCGTGGTGATATTGAGGACATTCGAGGAGTAACGGTCAATAGTCTGATCATCAAACAATTGGAAGATCGGGGCTGGGTGGAGGTCATCGGGCACAGGGAAACCGTAGGACGCCCTGCGCTGTTTGCAACCACCCGCCAGTTTTTGGATGACATGGGCTTGCAGTCCCTCGATCAATTGCCGGTGCTTGATGATCCTTCGGGCAATGTGAATGTGTTGGAAGCCATGGCAGCTGCCGCCCAGGGCTCGATTGAGACGGAGCCTGTGTTGGCGGCGGGTGTGCCTGAGGCAGAGGTGCACCAAGCCCTTACCCCTCTATTGGACCGCGTTGATGCGCCGCCAATGGATGATTTTTTTCAGACAACGGAGATTGATCTCCGTGATGACCATGCTGATACCCCGGGTGGTATTCAGGGAAACATTTGA
- a CDS encoding pseudouridine synthase: MNDTTPENPDAVPVADVADTASATKKPAAKRAPRKKALPAAEAAPVSSSDAVVAAEGVHESSVEMPLAVDVVVKAVPMAVAAGASDVGSAAPQEARRNHGEPQSRQPRPQGAGRDKRKAASAVDGYQFEDVVSGRFDEDDASAEAVPAKRVLLPQVETPKLHKVLAQAGLGSRLEMEQLILEGRISVNNEPAHIGQRIQFGDQVKVNGRPIRYRIDPPPARVIAYHKPVGEVVTHDDPQNRPTVFRKLPRLMQGKWQSVGRLDLNTEGLLLFTSSGELANKLMHPRFGLEREYAVRVLGALSNEEKQKLLDGVRLDDGMASFGSIEDGGGEGSNCWYRVTISEGRNREVRRMLESVGHAVSRLIRIRYGAMVLPRGLKRGAWMELDESDIRALVQAAGAARPEAAEGRAEAGVGERSGSGYRNKGRGGLRGGDGPRRDMSQGGGARGQQPRRDGGGQGQGVRGNKADSGDRQRGGSQPDPMKTSVGYIGMDSLSRQRQDKRRPGGGGPRRGGGR, translated from the coding sequence ATGAACGATACGACCCCCGAAAATCCGGACGCAGTGCCGGTGGCTGATGTCGCTGACACGGCCTCGGCTACCAAGAAGCCCGCAGCCAAGCGTGCGCCGCGCAAGAAGGCCTTGCCTGCTGCTGAGGCGGCACCGGTGAGTTCCTCCGATGCGGTCGTCGCAGCCGAAGGGGTCCATGAATCGTCCGTTGAGATGCCGCTGGCCGTTGATGTTGTGGTAAAAGCCGTGCCAATGGCCGTCGCGGCGGGGGCTTCCGATGTCGGGAGCGCTGCCCCACAAGAAGCGCGCAGGAATCACGGCGAGCCACAGAGTCGCCAGCCGCGTCCGCAAGGCGCTGGTCGCGACAAGCGTAAGGCAGCGTCGGCGGTGGATGGTTACCAATTTGAAGATGTGGTCTCTGGCCGCTTTGATGAGGATGATGCGTCGGCAGAAGCAGTTCCTGCAAAGCGGGTCTTGTTGCCGCAGGTTGAAACGCCCAAGCTCCACAAGGTGCTGGCTCAGGCGGGGCTTGGCTCGCGACTGGAAATGGAGCAATTGATTCTGGAGGGGCGTATCTCCGTGAACAACGAGCCCGCCCATATCGGCCAGCGCATCCAGTTCGGAGATCAGGTCAAGGTCAATGGCAGGCCCATTCGCTATCGCATTGACCCGCCTCCGGCACGCGTTATTGCGTACCACAAGCCTGTGGGTGAAGTGGTGACCCATGACGACCCCCAAAACAGACCGACTGTTTTTCGCAAGCTGCCTCGGCTGATGCAGGGCAAATGGCAGTCTGTGGGGCGTCTGGATTTGAATACCGAAGGTTTGCTGCTGTTTACCAGTTCGGGTGAATTGGCCAACAAACTCATGCATCCCCGTTTCGGCCTGGAGCGTGAATACGCGGTGCGTGTGCTGGGTGCGCTCAGTAACGAGGAAAAGCAGAAGCTGCTGGATGGCGTGCGCCTGGATGACGGCATGGCGTCGTTTGGCTCTATCGAAGATGGGGGTGGTGAAGGTTCCAATTGTTGGTACAGGGTCACCATTTCTGAAGGGCGCAACCGCGAGGTGCGGCGCATGCTGGAATCTGTGGGCCATGCGGTGAGTCGCCTGATCCGTATCCGTTACGGCGCGATGGTGCTTCCCCGGGGGTTGAAGCGAGGTGCCTGGATGGAGTTGGATGAAAGCGATATCCGCGCTCTGGTTCAGGCGGCGGGTGCCGCTCGTCCCGAGGCGGCCGAAGGGCGCGCGGAGGCTGGGGTTGGTGAGCGCAGTGGCAGTGGCTATCGGAACAAGGGCCGCGGGGGGCTTCGCGGTGGTGATGGGCCGCGTCGCGATATGTCTCAGGGCGGTGGCGCTCGTGGTCAGCAACCTCGTCGTGATGGCGGGGGGCAAGGGCAGGGCGTGCGTGGCAACAAGGCCGATAGTGGTGATCGTCAGCGCGGTGGCTCCCAGCCCGATCCGATGAAAACGTCCGTTGGCTATATCGGCATGGACAGCCTTTCAAGGCAGCGGCAAGACAAACGCCGTCCGGGTGGCGGTGGTCCCCGGCGTGGCGGCGGGCGTTGA
- the ndk gene encoding nucleoside-diphosphate kinase, producing MAIERTLSIIKPDAVAKNVIGQIYARFEAAGLKVVAARMAHLSRLEAEQFYAVHKARPFFKDLVDFMISGPVMIQALEGENAILKNRELMGATDPKKAEAGTIRADFADSIDANAVHGSDAAETAAAEVAFFFPGLNIFSR from the coding sequence ATGGCTATCGAACGCACTCTCTCTATCATCAAGCCCGACGCAGTGGCCAAGAATGTCATCGGTCAGATCTACGCGCGTTTTGAAGCCGCTGGCCTCAAGGTGGTGGCTGCACGCATGGCCCATCTGTCGCGCCTGGAAGCTGAGCAGTTCTACGCTGTGCACAAGGCGCGTCCATTCTTCAAGGATCTGGTGGACTTCATGATCTCGGGTCCCGTGATGATTCAAGCCCTGGAAGGCGAGAACGCGATTCTGAAGAACCGCGAACTGATGGGCGCCACGGACCCCAAGAAGGCAGAAGCAGGCACCATTCGCGCTGATTTCGCTGACAGCATCGATGCCAATGCGGTGCACGGTTCGGATGCCGCCGAGACGGCCGCTGCGGAAGTGGCTTTCTTCTTCCCCGGTCTGAACATTTTCTCGCGCTGA
- the rlmN gene encoding 23S rRNA (adenine(2503)-C(2))-methyltransferase RlmN, translating into MTTNLLEFDLDGLAAFCEQLGEKRFRATQLFRWIHQRGASNFDAMSDLAKALRGKLNGCAKVEALPVVSEHVSSDGTVKWLFDVGDGNAVEAVFIPEDDRGTLCVSSQAGCAVGCRFCSTGHQGFSRNLTTGEILAQLWFAEHTLRQRFNTEERVISNVVMMGMGEPLQNYAALVPALRVMLDDHGYGLSRRRVTVSTSGVVPMMDRLSQDCPVALAVSLHAPNDPLRDNLVPLNRKYPIQELLEACSRYLAHAPRDFITFEYCMLDGVNDQMEHAQQLVELVKRSGVRCKFNLIPFNPFPASGLLRSAQNQVAAFAKALSDAGIVTTVRKTRGDDIDAACGQLAGDVKDRTRAAERMAKQRTIVLKPVT; encoded by the coding sequence ATGACGACCAATTTGCTGGAGTTTGATCTCGACGGCCTTGCGGCCTTTTGTGAGCAGCTGGGTGAAAAGCGCTTTCGCGCGACCCAACTGTTCCGCTGGATTCATCAGCGTGGTGCGAGCAACTTCGACGCCATGAGCGATCTGGCCAAGGCTTTGCGTGGCAAGCTCAATGGGTGTGCGAAGGTGGAGGCCCTGCCGGTTGTCTCTGAGCATGTCTCCTCGGATGGCACGGTGAAGTGGTTGTTTGATGTGGGGGATGGCAATGCGGTCGAGGCCGTGTTCATCCCCGAGGATGACCGTGGAACGCTGTGTGTGTCATCGCAAGCGGGGTGCGCGGTGGGGTGCCGTTTTTGCTCCACGGGGCATCAGGGTTTCAGCCGAAATTTGACCACCGGCGAGATACTGGCTCAGTTGTGGTTTGCCGAGCACACCCTTCGGCAGCGCTTTAATACTGAAGAGCGCGTGATCTCCAACGTGGTCATGATGGGAATGGGCGAGCCGCTGCAGAACTACGCGGCGCTGGTGCCGGCCTTGCGTGTGATGTTGGACGACCACGGGTATGGGCTCTCGCGGCGGCGTGTGACGGTCTCTACGTCGGGTGTCGTGCCCATGATGGACCGTCTTTCCCAAGACTGCCCGGTCGCTTTGGCGGTTTCTTTGCACGCTCCGAACGACCCATTGCGTGACAATTTGGTGCCGCTCAATCGCAAGTACCCGATTCAGGAGTTGCTGGAGGCCTGCAGCCGCTACTTGGCTCATGCGCCTCGCGACTTCATCACATTCGAGTATTGCATGCTGGATGGCGTCAATGACCAAATGGAGCACGCGCAGCAGCTTGTCGAATTGGTCAAGCGTTCCGGGGTCCGTTGCAAATTCAACCTGATTCCCTTCAATCCTTTTCCCGCATCAGGGCTCTTGCGGTCGGCGCAAAATCAGGTTGCTGCTTTTGCGAAGGCTTTGAGCGATGCCGGGATTGTCACGACGGTGCGAAAGACCCGGGGTGATGATATCGATGCGGCCTGTGGTCAGTTGGCTGGCGATGTCAAAGACCGAACCCGTGCCGCTGAGCGCATGGCAAAGCAGCGCACAATCGTGCTCAAACCGGTGACTTGA
- the pilW gene encoding type IV pilus biogenesis/stability protein PilW, with protein sequence MVGLVGRWQHFGRWTFATCSAVVCLVALQGCATTNNMAAVSDADAGLVTPSDEPETRRRARIRLELAANYFEMGQTTVALDEVKQALAADPSYADALNLRGLIYMRLNDYPQAEDSFRRALALRGNDSNLLHNYGWLLCQQQKYADADQFFGRAIANPAYTARGKTLMARGLCQSGAGQFAEAEQSFLKAYEMDAANPVVGYHLAALLLRRNELTRSQFYIRRLNNGEYANSESLWLGIKVERALGDSVAMRQLAGQLRKRFPDSRELGAYERGAFNE encoded by the coding sequence ATGGTGGGATTGGTTGGACGCTGGCAGCATTTCGGCCGCTGGACATTCGCGACATGTAGTGCGGTGGTATGCCTCGTGGCGCTTCAGGGGTGCGCGACAACCAACAATATGGCCGCCGTCAGTGATGCGGATGCCGGTTTGGTGACGCCCTCCGATGAGCCTGAAACACGGCGCCGCGCCCGCATTCGCCTGGAGCTTGCGGCGAACTATTTCGAGATGGGGCAGACCACCGTGGCCTTGGATGAGGTCAAACAGGCGCTTGCTGCAGACCCCAGCTATGCCGACGCTCTCAACCTGCGTGGATTGATTTATATGCGGTTGAATGATTATCCGCAGGCCGAAGACAGTTTTCGCCGCGCATTGGCGTTGCGGGGCAACGATTCCAATTTGCTTCACAATTATGGCTGGTTGTTGTGCCAGCAACAAAAGTATGCGGATGCGGATCAATTTTTTGGTCGGGCGATTGCCAATCCTGCGTATACCGCCCGCGGCAAGACGCTGATGGCGCGGGGGCTTTGCCAGTCAGGGGCCGGTCAATTTGCAGAAGCTGAGCAGTCGTTTCTCAAGGCCTATGAAATGGACGCGGCCAATCCGGTGGTGGGTTACCACCTTGCGGCCCTGTTGCTGCGGCGCAATGAGCTGACCCGGTCGCAGTTCTATATTCGGCGCCTCAATAATGGCGAGTATGCCAACTCCGAGTCGTTGTGGCTGGGTATTAAGGTGGAGCGCGCTTTGGGTGACTCTGTGGCCATGAGGCAACTGGCGGGCCAGTTGCGCAAGCGATTCCCGGATTCGCGGGAATTAGGTGCTTACGAACGCGGGGCTTTCAATGAGTGA
- a CDS encoding RodZ domain-containing protein, whose amino-acid sequence MSEVVESGGGLTAGGLLREARLASGLHIAALAVALKVPVNKLEALEADNFTVLPDTVFVRALASSVCRTLKIDPVPILSLLPQSPSPRLSADSAGINAPVKGRVGKSSVSSASFSGGGAVSRPVAWVVLALLVGALILYFFPRHEEGSTLSEVVAVMPPDAVSVEVPASTAAAERPAETHMGGLPATTATVAATATVVTPAVAPASVALVPASVPAVLTGADVAADALTGTLVLRARSASWVQVKDATGALALQRSLAAGESVSVSAPTPLAVVVGRADATEVIVRGKPFDLTAVSRENVARFEVK is encoded by the coding sequence ATGAGTGAGGTTGTGGAGAGTGGTGGTGGTTTGACGGCGGGTGGGTTGCTCCGAGAGGCCCGTTTGGCATCCGGATTGCACATCGCAGCGCTGGCAGTGGCGCTGAAGGTGCCTGTCAACAAGCTGGAGGCTTTGGAGGCAGACAACTTTACGGTGCTGCCTGACACCGTGTTTGTGCGCGCCTTGGCGTCCAGTGTGTGCCGGACTCTCAAGATCGACCCCGTTCCCATTTTGTCGCTACTGCCGCAAAGCCCTAGTCCACGCTTGTCTGCTGACAGTGCGGGGATCAATGCCCCGGTCAAGGGCCGCGTGGGCAAGTCTTCCGTGTCCTCGGCTTCATTTTCCGGCGGAGGGGCTGTCTCCCGGCCCGTGGCATGGGTTGTTCTCGCTCTGCTTGTGGGGGCGCTGATTCTGTATTTCTTTCCTCGACATGAAGAGGGTTCTACCTTGTCTGAGGTAGTGGCGGTCATGCCTCCCGATGCCGTATCGGTAGAGGTGCCCGCTTCTACCGCTGCGGCAGAGCGTCCCGCAGAGACCCATATGGGGGGCTTGCCGGCAACAACAGCCACGGTTGCTGCAACGGCCACCGTTGTTACGCCGGCAGTGGCGCCGGCGTCGGTTGCCCTGGTCCCGGCATCGGTGCCTGCCGTGTTGACAGGTGCGGATGTGGCTGCTGACGCATTGACGGGCACACTGGTATTGCGCGCACGCAGTGCATCATGGGTTCAGGTAAAAGACGCTACGGGTGCTCTGGCTTTGCAGCGCAGTTTGGCGGCGGGGGAGTCTGTATCGGTGTCGGCCCCCACCCCACTGGCTGTTGTTGTGGGGCGCGCAGATGCGACGGAGGTGATTGTTCGTGGCAAACCGTTCGATCTGACCGCCGTATCGCGTGAAAACGTCGCTCGTTTCGAGGTGAAGTAG
- the ispG gene encoding flavodoxin-dependent (E)-4-hydroxy-3-methylbut-2-enyl-diphosphate synthase, producing the protein MRDFGPVAVAAPLPRRSRQAKITWGSRIVTVGGDAPVRVQSMTNTDTVDVIGTAIQVKELAQAGSEFVRITVNTPEAAAAVPHIREQLDRMGESVPLVGDFHYNGHRLLTDFPDCAQTLSKYRINPGNVGKGDKRDRQFGQMIDAAMRWDKAVRIGVNWGSLDQELLASLMDENSRRAQPWEARQVMYEALITSAIESARQAEGMGLNGDQIILSCKVSGVQDLIAVYRALARRCDYALHLGLTEAGMGTKGTVASSTALGVLLQEGIGDTIRVSLTPQPGEARTQEVVVASEILQSLGLRVFVPSVTACPGCGRTTSTTFQELAKQIDDYLRAQMPVWRVRYPGVEGMKVAVMGCIVNGPGESKHADIGISLPGTGEAPAAPVFIDGEKALTLRGERIADEFHAIVEQYVERRYGRH; encoded by the coding sequence TTGCGTGATTTTGGCCCCGTTGCGGTCGCTGCTCCTTTGCCCCGTCGTTCACGCCAGGCAAAGATTACTTGGGGCTCCCGGATTGTCACCGTGGGTGGTGATGCTCCAGTGCGGGTGCAGTCCATGACGAATACGGACACAGTGGATGTTATCGGTACAGCGATTCAAGTCAAGGAACTGGCCCAGGCAGGCTCTGAGTTTGTCCGCATCACCGTCAATACCCCGGAGGCGGCAGCCGCAGTGCCCCATATCCGCGAACAGCTGGACAGGATGGGTGAGAGCGTGCCGCTGGTGGGGGATTTCCACTACAACGGCCACCGCCTTCTCACGGATTTCCCGGACTGTGCGCAGACGCTCTCCAAGTACCGTATCAACCCGGGCAATGTTGGTAAGGGCGACAAGCGCGACAGGCAGTTCGGCCAGATGATCGATGCCGCCATGCGCTGGGACAAGGCAGTGCGTATTGGTGTGAATTGGGGCAGCCTGGACCAGGAGCTGCTTGCCAGTCTGATGGATGAAAATAGCCGGCGCGCACAACCCTGGGAGGCGCGGCAGGTGATGTACGAGGCGCTGATTACCTCCGCCATTGAGTCTGCTCGGCAAGCCGAAGGCATGGGTTTGAATGGCGATCAGATCATCCTCTCGTGCAAAGTCAGCGGCGTGCAGGACCTGATTGCTGTCTACCGGGCACTCGCGCGCCGTTGTGACTATGCGTTGCATCTGGGGCTGACCGAGGCAGGTATGGGCACCAAGGGTACTGTGGCATCCAGCACGGCGCTGGGGGTCCTGCTTCAGGAGGGAATTGGCGACACCATTCGTGTCTCGCTCACCCCCCAACCCGGCGAAGCGCGTACGCAGGAGGTGGTGGTTGCCTCTGAAATTCTGCAGTCGCTGGGTCTGCGTGTGTTCGTTCCCAGTGTCACCGCTTGCCCGGGCTGCGGGCGCACCACGAGCACCACGTTCCAGGAGTTGGCCAAGCAGATTGATGACTACTTGCGCGCGCAAATGCCTGTTTGGCGTGTGCGCTACCCGGGTGTGGAAGGCATGAAGGTGGCTGTGATGGGCTGCATCGTCAATGGCCCCGGTGAGAGCAAACATGCCGACATTGGCATTAGCCTGCCTGGTACAGGCGAGGCCCCGGCCGCTCCTGTGTTTATTGACGGCGAAAAGGCCCTGACCCTGCGCGGTGAACGCATTGCCGATGAGTTCCATGCCATCGTCGAGCAGTACGTCGAGCGGCGCTACGGGCGACATTGA